In a single window of the Cucurbita pepo subsp. pepo cultivar mu-cu-16 chromosome LG18, ASM280686v2, whole genome shotgun sequence genome:
- the LOC111780488 gene encoding protein MHF2 homolog produces the protein MEESTFDPDLIHAIFKLEWSRRSLEREKNESSDAMDCEVDAGTSKKSRPMSANANALKLSSKLLQIFVSEAVQRAATIAEAEGISRIEATHLERILPQLLLDF, from the exons ATGGAAGAGAGCACATTCGATCCT GATCTGATTCACGCCATCTTCAAGCTTGAGTGGAGCAGAAGATCACTTG AGCGCGAGAAAAACGAGAGCTCGGATGCTATGGATTGTGAG GTTGACGCTGGAACATCAAAGAAGAGCAGGCCGATGTCAG CCAATGCTAATGCACTTAAATTGAGCTCTAAACTTCTACAAATCTTTGTGTCAG AGGCCGTACAGCGTGCTGCAACAATTGCTGAAGCAGAAGGTATTAGCAGAATTGAAGCCACTCATTTGGAGAGGATTCTTCCGCAGTTACTACTGGACTTTTGA
- the LOC111779843 gene encoding uncharacterized protein LOC111779843, translating to MKKATTGSIVLLLALLSLQDFVHFALALPVSESNQDEEQSATTRPLEQDKEHFEEVHCSRERSRTAWNILEEHLLPFIEKENYQVSTKCRLHPNNDLFRDQEQHKIHFDINHWQCGYCRKSFRAEKFLDKHFDNRHYDLLNVSHGKCLADLCGALHCDLKMDIKSRKSKCKPAAAARNKHLCESLADTCFPINEGPSASRLHELFLHQFCGAHSCTEKQKPFSRGAERQPGIFYMASSILILMLLPIFYVIVYLHRRESRNGIEVLRRISKAGRKTKPL from the exons atgaagaaagcaACAACAGGCAGCATCGTTCTTCTTTTAGCTTTGCTTTCTCTTCAGGACTTTGTTCATTTTGCATTGGCGCTACCTGTTTCAGAGAGTAATCAG gACGAGGAGCAATCTGCAACTACGAG ACCTCTCGAGCAAGACAAAGAGCATTTTGAGGAAGTTCATTGTTCCAGAGAAAGAAGTAGGACAGCCTGGAATATTCTTGAGGAG CATTTGCTGCCGTTTATTGAGAAGGAGAATTATCAGGTTTCAACCAAGTGTAGGCTTCATCCAAACAATGATCTCTTCAGGGATCAGGAGCAGCACAAGATTCATTTTGATATAAATCATTGGCAGTGTGGATACTGTCGCAAAAGCTTTCGGGCGGAAAAATTTCTTGATAAGCATTTCGACAACAGACATTACGATCTTCTGAATGTT AGTCACGGGAAGTGCTTAGCTGATTTATGTGGGGCTTTACATTGTGACCTAAAGATGGATATCAAGTCACGTAAATCTAAATGCAAGCCTGCAGCTGCAGCTAGGAACAAGCATTTATGTGAG AGTCTTGCTGATACTTGTTTTCCAATTAATGAGGGACCATCAGCAAGCCGTCTTCATG AGCTATTTCTTCACCAATTCTGTGGAGCTCATTCTTGCACTGAGAAACAAAAGCCATTTTCTAGAGGAGCGGAG AGGCAACCAGGCATCTTTTACATGGCATCTTCAATACTGATTTTGATGTTGCTACCAATTTTCTATGTCATTGTCTATTTGCACCGCAG AGAATCGAGAAACGGAATCGAAGTGCTTAGAAGAATCTCAAAGGCTGGACGTAAAACCAAACCCTTGTAA
- the LOC111779845 gene encoding phosphopantothenoylcysteine decarboxylase-like, with the protein MQVNNPRRRPHILLAACGCVAAVKFRCICQGFSEWAEVRAVVTKTALFFIDRASFPKNFFLLIDDQDWYSWRKLGDTMLHIQLCNWADIMIIAPLSANTLGKIAGGLCDNLLTCVVRAWDYSKPIFVAPAMNALMWKNPFTEKHLSSVDDIGVTLIRPRLRDGEHCNGAMAEPGHISATVLLFLELQRKKQEAARAVRFTA; encoded by the exons ATGCAAGTCAATAACCCTCGAAGAAGACCACACATTCTTCTTGCTGCTTGTGGATGTGTTGCTGCAGTAAAGTTTAGATGTATATGCCAGGGTTTTTCTGAATGGGCCGAAGTTCGAGCAGTTGTCACAAAGACAGCATTGTTCTTCATCGACCGAGCATCCTTCCCAaagaatttctttcttttgatcGATGACCAGGATTGGTACAGTTGGAGAAAACTTGGTGACACCATGCTTCACATTCAGCTTTGCAACTGGGCTGACATTATGATAATCGCTCCACTCTCTGCAAACACACTTGGAAAG ATTGCGGGAGGATTGTGTGATAATCTATTAACTTGCGTGGTACGAGCATGGGACTACAGCAAGCCTATCTTCGTTGCACCTGCCATGAACGCTTTAATGTGGAAGAATCCTTTCACTGAAAAACATCTTTCGTCCGTTGATGATATTGGAGTTACTCTGATACGACCACGGTTAAGGGATGGGGAACACTGCAATGGCGCCATGGCCGAACCGGGCCACATTTCCGCTACTGTGTTGCTATTCTTAGAGTTACAGCGTAAGAAACAAGAAGCAGCCAGAGCAGTAAGATTTACGGCGTAA
- the LOC111780611 gene encoding protein JINGUBANG-like, which translates to MVSQTCTMPCHTTPFKLVTLTTPNTSCLAAHNGLLYSGSTNQIAVFDLTNFTQIDTLRTNDAASGSVKSIAFGRWKIFTAHQDCKIRVWKITCSKRRHGHRLLATLPTVKDKLYRFISPSNYVHVRRHHKRLWIEHWDAVSWLVVNEGFVYSVSWDRSFKVWSASDLKCLSSVKAHDDAVNAVGVGQNGVVYTGSADGIIGIWEIREGKKKKHRLVRTLDKHKSTINAIALNEGGTVMFSGSSDRSIMVWKKDEAGKQIGFVEALWGHEGAVLCLYSVRDLLVSGSEDRTVRIWRGDVTNGYQCTAVMEGHRSPVKSLVVVGAGERCLMICSASLDGEIRVWSLRL; encoded by the exons ATGGTTTCTCAAACATGCACAATGCCATGTCATACGACGCCGTTTAAGCTTGTGACTCTCACAACCCCAAACACGAGTTGCCTGGCAGCTCACAACGGGCTCCTCTACTCCGGCTCCACCAACCAAATCGCCGTCTTCGATTTAACCAACTTTACCCAAATCGACACGCTTCGCACTAACGACGCTGCTTCGGGGTCCGTGAAGTCCATCGCTTTTGGGCGTTGGAAAATCTTCACGGCCCACCAGGACTGCAAGATCCGCGTGTGGAAGATCACCTGCTCGAAACGACGACACGGACACCGTCTTCTGGCCACTCTTCCCACCGTTAAGGACAAGCTCTACCGGTTTATTTCGCCGAGTAATTACGTTCATGTACGGCGCCACCACAAGCGGCTGTGGATTGAGCATTGGGATGCGGTTTCTTGGTTGGTGGTTAATGAGGGGTTTGTGTACTCTGTTTCCTGGGATCGGAGTTTTAAGGTTTGGAGTGCTTCCGACCTTAAGTGTTTGTCGTCGGTGAAAGCCCACGACGATGCAGTCAACGCGGTTGGTGTGGGTCAGAACGGCGTCGTTTACACTGGCTCTGCCGATGGGATTATCGGAATTTGGGAGATCAGGGaggggaagaaaaagaagcataGGTTGGTCAGGACTTTGGACAAGCATAAATCTACA ATAAATGCGATCGCATTGAACGAGGGAGGGACGGTGATGTTTTCGGGGAGCAGTGACCGTTCGATAATGGTGTGGAAGAAAGATGAGGCGGGGAAGCAGATTGGGTTTGTGGAGGCTTTATGGGGTCATGAAGGGGCTGTATTGTGCTTGTATAGTGTCCGAGATTTGTTAGTCAGTGGGTCTGAGGATCGGACCGTCAGGATTTGGAGAGGTGACGTCACAAATGGCTATCAATGTACGGCTGTGATGGAAGGACACAGATCGCCGGTGAAGTCGTTGGTGGTGGTCGGAGCCGGTGAACGGTGTTTGATGATCTGTAGTGCCAGTTTGGACGGAGAAATACGAGTTTGGAGTTTGAGGCTTTGA
- the LOC111779840 gene encoding adenine/guanine permease AZG2-like: MSGGGGGLRCSWGKMGRGLNDAIARSVVGRYFKLEARNSCFTKELRAGLATFLTMAYIITVNANILTDSGGMCSMADCSAPPNGTAGPDCMFKPNAGYQNCLSKTKSDLMVGTILSAMIGSFAMGVCANLPLGLAPAMGPNAYLAYNLVGFHGSGPIPYRTALAIFLVEALAFITVSALGIRSKLARLIPDSVRFACAAGIGLFIAFVGLQSHQGLGLVGPDSATLVTLAACSRTNPETGECIGGKMQSPTFWLGSIGFVIMGYGLMKELKGSMIYGIVFVTVVSWFRGTAVTYFPHSPLGDERYNYFKKVVDFHKIQSTAGVVSFHGFNRSEVWVALATLFYIDVIATTGTLYTLAGIAGLVNDRGSFEGEYVAYLVDGASTVVATMLGVSPIATYVESTAGIREGGRTGITAVVVSFCFMMSLFFTPLLSSVPPWAIGASLVMVGVMMMGVVKEVDWGNVKESASAFVTMILMPLTYSIANGIVGGIGVYVALSIYDQVLSFMNWLMMKMGRKVVVEDPNQVSATAANAELTSVL, from the coding sequence ATgagtggcggcggcggcggactTCGGTGCTCATGGGGCAAAATGGGGAGAGGTTTAAACGATGCAATTGCACGCAGCGTGGTGGGGAGATATTTCAAGCTTGAAGCTCGAAATAGCTGTTTCACTAAGGAACTACGAGCGGGTTTAGCCACTTTTCTTACTATGGCTTATATCATCACCGTTAACGCCAATATCCTCACCGACTCCGGCGGCATGTGCTCGATGGCCGACTGCTCCGCGCCGCCGAATGGCACCGCTGGACCGGACTGCATGTTCAAGCCCAATGCCGGCTACCAAAATTGTCTTTCCAAAACCAAGAGCGATCTCATGGTTGGCACTATTTTATCGGCCATGATTGGTTCCTTCGCCATGGGAGTTTGTGCTAATCTTCCTTTGGGCCTCGCGCCTGCTATGGGCCCAAATGCGTATTTGGCGTATAACTTAGTGGGCTTTCATGGATCCGGCCCAATCCCATACCGAACCGCGTTGGCCATTTTCTTGGTCGAAGCTCTTGCGTTTATTACTGTTTCTGCGCTGGGGATTCGTTCAAAGCTCGCGAGACTCATACCTGATTCGGTTCGGTTCGCTTGCGCCGCTGGGATTGGGCTTTTCATAGCTTTTGTGGGCCTGCAATCCCACCAGGGATTGGGCCTAGTTGGGCCTGACTCAGCCACATTGGTCACACTTGCGGCCTGTAGCCGTACAAATCCAGAAACCGGAGAATGTATTGGAGGAAAAATGCAAAGCCCAACGTTTTGGCTTGGGTCCATCGGGTTTGTAATAATGGGTTATGGGCTAATGAAAGAGCTTAAGGGCAGCATGATATACGGCATCGTTTTCGTCACGGTGGTGTCTTGGTTCAGAGGAACGGCTGTGACGTACTTCCCTCACAGCCCACTCGGCGACGAAAGGTACAACTACTTCAAGAAAGTAGTGGACTTTCACAAAATCCAGTCAACAGCCGGTGTTGTTAGCTTCCACGGCTTCAACAGAAGCGAGGTATGGGTAGCCCTAGCGACTCTGTTTTACATCGATGTGATCGCGACGACGGGAACGCTTTACACATTGGCCGGAATCGCCGGACTTGTGAACGACCGAGGAAGTTTCGAAGGCGAATACGTGGCGTATCTCGTCGACGGTGCCTCGACGGTGGTGGCGACGATGCTTGGAGTTTCCCCGATCGCGACGTACGTGGAATCGACGGCGGGGATCAGAGAGGGTGGGAGGACGGGGATTACGGCGGTGGTGGTGAGCTTTTGTTTTATGATGTCGTTGTTCTTCACACCGTTGTTGTCAAGTGTGCCGCCGTGGGCGATCGGGGCGTCGCTGGTGATGGTGGGAGTGATGATGATGGGGGTGGTGAAGGAGGTAGATTGGGGGAATGTGAAGGAATCGGCGTCGGCATTCGTGACGATGATATTGATGCCGTTAACGTATTCGATAGCGAATGGGATAGTGGGTGGGATTGGGGTGTACGTTGCTCTTAGTATTTACGATCAGGTTTTGAGTTTCATGAATTggttgatgatgaagatgggGAGGAAGGTTGTGGTGGAAGACCCAAACCAGGTCTCGGCTACCGCTGCTAATGCAGAGTTGACATCTGTACTTtag
- the LOC111779841 gene encoding uncharacterized protein LOC111779841, translating into MNIQQVVLKSSFLPIFSTLSSKPNMRKVASLCTMPNIYARITPSVRENASTKTPTTIPPTSAYIHLPFCRKRCHYCDFPIVALGSSSSQTDDDPRIRDYVELLCREINATKSEFQTDRPLETVFFGGGTPSLVPPRLVSVILDVLGSKFGMAKNAEISIEMDPGTFDAKKMEGLMKLDVNRVSLGVQAFQEELLKACGRAHGVDEVYEAIEIIKSCGLQNWSMDLISSLPHQTAEMWEESLRLTIEAQPTHVSVYDLQVEEDTKFGILYKPGEFPLPSDTDSAGFYRMASKALAEGGYSHYEISSYCKSGFECKHNSTYWKNNPFYGFGLGAASYLGSLRFSRPRKLKEYTSYVQNLEKGLVDCHGDNDVDIKDMAMDVVMLSLRTSSGLDLQSFGKAYGGHLVHSLCRAYEPYIKSGHVVCLDEQRRALTVDECNGLLSSKDDSLTKLRHIRLSDPDGFLLSNELISLAFRVISP; encoded by the exons ATGAACATTCAGCAGGTCGTTCTAAAATCAAGctttcttcccattttctcGACCTTATCAAGCAAGCCCAATATGCGTAAAGTAGCATCTCTGTGCACCATGCCCAATATTTATGCACGTATCACGCCAAGTGTTCGAGAAAATGCCTCAACCAAAACCCCCACTACCATTCCCCCTACTTCAGCCTACATCCACCTCCCTTTTTGTCGAAAGCGCTGCCACTACTGTGACTTCCCAATCGTCGCTTTGGGATCTTCCTCCTCCCAAACCGATGACGACCCTCGAATTCGGGACTACGTGGAGTTGCTTTGTCGAGAAATTAATGCCACAAAATCAGAATTCCAAACGGACCGGCCCCTCGAAACCGTCTTCTTTGGAGGCGGCACCCCTTCTCTTGTGCCGCCGAGGCTCGTCTCAGTTATCTTAGATGTGCTGGGGTCGAAATTTGGGATGGCTAAGAATGCTGAAATCTCTATTGAAATGGACCCCGGCACTTTTGATGCGAAGAAAATGGAGGGCTTGATGAAGTTGGATGTGAACAGAGTGTCTTTGGGTGTTCAGGCGTTTCAGGAAGAGTTACTCAAGGCTTGTGGAAGGGCTCATGGAGTTGATGAAGTTTATGAGGCTATTGAGATCATTAAGTCTTGTGGGCTTCAAAACTGGAGTATGGATCTCATATCTTCTCTACCTCACCAGACAGCTGAGATGTGGGAAGAGAGCTTACGCCTCACTATTGAAGCACAACCAACTCATGTTTCAGTATATGATTTGCAAGTTGAAGAAGACACAAAATTTGGGATACT GTACAAGCCAGGGGAATTTCCATTGCCTTCTGATACAGATTCAGCTGGATTCTACAGAATGGCTTCAAAGGCACTCGCTGAGGGAGGTTATAGCCATTATGAGATCAGTAGTTACTGCAAGAGCGGGTTTGAGTGTAAGCACAACTCTACCTATTGGAAAAACAATCCTTTCTATGGTTTTGGTTTAGGGGCGGCTAGTTATCTCGGTAGTTTGAGGTTCTCCAGGCCGCGGAAATTGAAGGAATACACCAGTTATGTACAGAACTTAGAGAAGGGACTGGTGGATTGCCATGGAGATAATGATGTTGATATCAAGGACATGGCTATGGATGTTGTGATGCTTTCTCTCAGAACTTCCTCAGGCCTTGATTTACAATCTTTTGGAAAAGCTTATGGTGGTCATCTTGTACATTCTCTTTGCAGGGCCTATGAACCGTACATCAAAAGTGGCCATGTGGTTTGCTTGGATGAGCAGAGGAGAGCTCTAACAGTTGATGAATGCAATGGCTTGCTATCGAGCAAAGATGATAGTTTAACGAAGCTGAGGCACATTCGACTTAGTGATCCAGATGGGTTTTTATTATCAAACGAATTGATCTCTCTTGCATTTAGAGTCATATCTCCCTGA
- the LOC111780486 gene encoding leucine-rich repeat receptor-like serine/threonine/tyrosine-protein kinase SOBIR1 produces MKVGSSHPIVIPFFVGDTPIKKKTKSNSTANSFACRQTPFARSRKMALPSSKLLPFLVFLSVLFHVHARLNIDPSDLRAFSIIKNNLGIDGQLSPYPCDNAGVFCERRLSSNGTYVLRVTRLIFKSKDLAGSLPPAIGRLSELKELTISNNHLVDQVPAQIVDCRKLEVLDLQNNHFSGKVPSGLSSLTRLRVIDFSSNKFSGSLDFLKYFPHLESLSIANNYFTGRIPASIRSFRNLRVFNFSGNPLLESSYPIVKGVEFYSTTEVPKRYKLLAEKSSTKGNHSAAATAPTSSAQAPSPAASPPHRNRKNKGKIVLAWILGFLAGAIAGSLSGFIFSLMVKLVIAVIKGGSKNSGPSIFAPKLIKREDLAFLEKDDALASLELIGKGGCGEVYKAELPEKSGKMFAIKKITQPPKDAAELADEDSRFMSKKMRQIKSEIRTVGEIRHRNLLPLVAHVPRPDCHYLVYELMKNGSLQDILNQVSGGVKELDWLTRHNIALGVASGLEYLHMNHTPRIIHRDLKPANVLLDDDMEARIADFGLAKAMPDAQTHMTASNVAGTVGYIAPEYHQTLKFTDKCDIYGFGVLLGVLVIGKLPSDEFFQDTDEMSLVKWMKNVMTSDNPRRAIDPKLLGNGWEEQMLLALKIACFCTMDNPKERPNSKDVRCMLSQIKHDVPETSSLNV; encoded by the coding sequence ATGAAAGTGGGCTCCAGCCATCCAATTGTGATCCCGTTTTTCGTTGGAGACACGCCTATAAAGAAGAAGACCAAGTCTAACTCTACTGCCAATTCTTTTGCTTGCCGGCAAACTCCCTTCGCTCGCAGCCGGAAAATGGCTTTACCTTCCTCCAAACTCCTTCCATTCTTAGTTTTTCTCTCCGTCCTTTTCCATGTCCATGCCCGACTGAACATTGATCCTTCAGATCTCAGAGCCTTTTCTATCATCAAGAATAACTTGGGTATTGACGGTCAACTCTCCCCCTACCCATGCGACAACGCCGGTGTATTCTGCGAGAGACGGCTCTCCAGCAACGGCACTTACGTTTTGAGGGTCACCAGGCTCATTTTCAAGTCCAAAGATCTTGCTGGTTCTCTTCCTCCGGCTATCGGCCGGCTATCGGAGTTGAAAGAGCTTACGATTTCTAATAATCACCTCGTTGACCAAGTGCCTGCCCAAATCGTCGACTGCCGAAAATTGGAAGTTCTCGATCTCCAAAACAACCACTTTTCTGGAAAAGTTCCGTCCGGATTGTCCTCGTTGACTCGCCTTCGGGTCATCGATTTTTCGTCCAATAAGTTCTCGGGGAGTTTGGATTTCTTGAAGTATTTTCCCCATTTGGAAAGTCTCTCCATAGCCAACAATTACTTCACGGGGCGAATCCCAGCTTCAATTCGTTCTTTTCGCAATCTTCGAGTCTTCAACTTCTCTGGAAACCCCCTTCTCGAAAGTTCATACCCCATCGTGAAAGGCGTTGAGTTCTACTCAACTACCGAAGTTCCCAAGCGTTATAAGTTATTAGCTGAGAAGTCCAGTACGAAAGGCAATCACAGTGCCGCCGCCACAGCGCCAACTTCGAGTGCTCAAGCTCCATCTCCTGCGGCCTCACCTCCTCATAGGAACCGGAAGAATAAAGGAAAGATAGTACTTGCTTGGATTCTTGGGTTCCTCGCTGGAGCAATTGCTGGAAGTTTGTCAGGGTTTATCTTTTCACTAATGGTTAAACTCGTCATAGCAGTTATAAAAGGTGGAAGCAAGAATTCGGGACCCTCAATATTTGCACCTAAGCTGATAAAACGAGAGGATCTGGCTTTTCTAGAGAAAGACGATGCACTAGCATCGCTCGAACTGATTGGAAAAGGTGGATGTGGAGAAGTTTACAAGGCGGAATTACCAGAAAAAAGCGGAAAAATGTTTGCGATTAAGAAGATAACTCAGCCCCCAAAGGACGCGGCCGAGTTAGCTGACGAGGATAGCAGGTTTATGAGCAAGAAAATGCGTCAGATCAAGTCAGAGATCAGAACTGTGGGTGAAATCCGGCATCGgaatcttcttcctcttgtGGCCCATGTCCCCCGTCCTGATTGCCATTACCTTGTGTACGAGTTGATGAAGAATGGCAGCTTGCAAGATATATTGAATCAGGTTTCGGGAGGAGTGAAAGAACTAGATTGGCTTACTCGGCATAACATCGCTCTCGGAGTGGCATCTGGGCTGGAGTATCTTCACATGAACCATACCCCGCGTATTATTCACAGGGATCTGAAGCCTGCAAATGTTTTGCTTGATGACGACATGGAAGCTCGAATTGCTGATTTTGGGCTGGCAAAAGCAATGCCAGATGCCCAAACTCACATGACAGCTTCAAATGTTGCAGGTACCGTAGGATACATCGCACCAGAGTATCATCAGACCTTGAAGTTCACTGATAAGTGCGATATATACGGCTTTGGGGTTCTGCTTGGTGTCTTGGTGATCGGGAAACTTCCATCTGATGAGTTTTTCCAGGACACGGATGAGATGAGTTTGGTTAAGTGGATGAAGAATGTGATGACTTCGGATAATCCTAGGAGAGCCATTGATCCGAAGCTCCTGGGAAATGGCTGGGAGGAGCAAATGCTCTTGGCCCTCAAAATTGCCTGCTTTTGCACTATGGATAATCCAAAAGAGAGGCCTAACAGTAAGGATGTCAGATGCATGCTGTCACAGATCAAGCACGACGTACCTGAAACTTCCTCTCTAAAcgtctaa
- the LOC111779846 gene encoding peptide methionine sulfoxide reductase-like, producing MASGADSGGRNPALDQDTDVPENPAYEFAEFGAGCFWGVELAFQRLAGVVKTEVGYSQGHTPDPTYEQVCSGTTNHVEVVRVVFDPKLCPYTNLLSIFWSRIDPTSINRQGEDVGAQYRSGIYYFNEAQARLAHESKEAKKLELQDKEVVTEIVAAKRFYRAEEYHQQYLEKGGGLGLKQSAQKGCTDPIRCYG from the exons ATGGCTTCTGGTGCAGATTCCGGCGGGCGCAACCCGGCACTAGACCAGGATACCGATGTCCCTGAAAATCCAGCCTACGAGTTTGCAGAGTTCGGCGCTGGCTGCTTTTGGGGAGTCGAGCTCGCCTTCCAGCGCCTTGCAGGCGTGGTCAAAACCGAAGTTGGTTACTCTCAGGGCCACACCCCAGATCCAACTTACGAACAGGTCTGCTCCGGAACAACCAATCACGTGGAGGTTGTTCGGGTCGTGTTCGACCCGAAACTCTGCCCTTACACCAACCTCCTCTCCATCTTCTGGTCTCGCATCGATCCCACTTCCATCAACCGCCAA GGGGAGGACGTGGGGGCGCAGTATCGATCTGGGATATATTACTTCAACGAAGCACAAGCTCGTTTAGCTCATGAATCAAAAGAAGCCAAGAAGTTGGAGCTACAAGACAAGGAAGTTGTAACAGAGATTGTTGCAGCCAAGAGGTTCTATAGGGCGGAAGAGTACCATCAGCAGTATCTTGAGAAGGGAGGAGGGCTAGGCCTGAAGCAGTCTGCTCAAAAGGGCTGCACTGATCCCATTAGATGCTATGGTTAA
- the LOC111779842 gene encoding protein ABHD17B-like, which produces MGGVTSSMAAKLAFFPPNPPSYKLVKDQPTGLLLLDPFPHRENVDVWKLPTRKGNEIVAVYIRYPMATSTLLYSHGNAADVGQMYELFVELSIHLRVNLLGYDYSGYGQSTGKPSEHNTYADIEAAYKCLEEKYGAKQEDIILYGQSVGSGPTLDLAARLPRLRAVVLHSPILSGLRVMYPVKRTYWFDIYKNIDKIPYVKCPVLVIHGTSDDVVDFSHGKQLWELCQEKYEPLWLKGGNHCDLELFPEYIRHLKKFVSTVERSPSQRKSSRKSTDRMEAPRRSTDCFEVSRRSTDRREKPRKSVERLDKSRPQGFKFANIEKLEKLRISLDQVERSRRSVEYYEKPRRSIDQQFEKARKSVDWLDRIRAG; this is translated from the exons ATGGGTGGGGTTACTTCGTCCATGGCTGCTAAACTCGCCTTCTTCCCTCCTAATCCGCCCTCTTACAAGCTCGTCAAAGACCAACCCACTGGCCTTCTTCTCTTGGACCCTTTTCCCCACCGTGAAAATGTCGATGTCTGGAAGCTCCCCACCCGCAAAGGCAACGAGATCGTCGCGGTTTACATCCGATACCCTATGGCTACTTCTACGCTTCTTTATTCACATGGTAATGCTGCTGATGTTGGTCAGATGTACGAGCTCTTCGTTGAGCTTAGTATCCATTTGCGCGTTAATCTTCTTGG ATACGATTATTCTGGATACGGGCAATCCACGGGGAAG CCAAGTGAGCACAATACTTATGCAGATATTGAGGCTGCGTACAAGTGTCTTGAGGAGAAGTATGGTGCTAAGCAAGAGGACATAATCCTTTATGGTCAATCTGTTGGAAGTGGCCCAACTTTGGACCTTGCTGCACGTTTGCCCCGACTGCGAGCGGTTGTCCTGCACAGTCCTATATTGTCAGGATTGAGAGTCATGTATCCAGTGAAGCGCACGTATTGGTTCGACATCTATAAG AACATTGATAAAATACCTTATGTAAAGTGCCCTGTGCTGGTAATTCAT GGAACTTCCGATGATGTCGTTGATTTCTCTCACGGAAAACAGCTCTGGGAGCTGTGTCAAGAGAAATATGAACCCTTGTGGCTCAAAGGGGGAAACCACTGTGATCTTGAACTCTTCCCTGAATACATTAGGCATCTCAAGAAGTTTGTATCCACAGTCGAGAGATCACCTTCACAAAGGAAAAGTTCAAGGAAAAGCACAGACCGAATGGAGGCCCCAAGACGGAGCACGGATTGTTTCGAGGTCTCGAGAAGGAGCACAGACAGGCGAGAGAAGCCGAGGAAAAGCGTGGAGAGACTAGATAAATCAAGACCTCAAGGATTCAAGTTTGCCAACATTGAGAAGCTAGAGAAACTAAGAATCTCACTTGACCAAGTAGAGAGATCAAGGAGAAGTGTGGAATACTATGAGAAACCGAGGAGAAGCATCGACCAACAGTTTGAAAAAGCTCGAAAGAGCGTCGATTGGTTGGATAGAATCCGTGCCGGGTAG